In one Juglans regia cultivar Chandler chromosome 11, Walnut 2.0, whole genome shotgun sequence genomic region, the following are encoded:
- the LOC108997666 gene encoding uncharacterized mitochondrial protein AtMg00810-like, producing the protein MEYTLDILQDTGTIGAKPDAFPMETNLKLIAIDSILYGDPSAYRRLIGRLLYLTLTRPDLAYSVQVLSQFLAKPTVSYHQAAVRVLKYLKATPGQGLFLLASSELQLKAFSNSDWAWCIDTRRNVTGFAVFLGNLLISWKSKKQVTISRSSVEAEY; encoded by the coding sequence ATGGAATATACATTGGATATTCTTCAAGACACGGGAACAATTGGTGCAAAGCCTGATGCCTTTCCAATGGAGACCAATTTGAAGCTGATAGCCATTGATtctattttgtatggagatccATCAGCCTACAGAAGACTCATTGGGAGACTATTATACTTAACACTTACAAGACCAGACCTTGCATATTCAGTCCAAGTCCTAAGCCAATTTCTTGCTAAGCCTACTGTGAGTTATCATCAAGCAGCAGTTAGAGTGTTAAAGTACTTGAAAGCCACTCCAGGTCAGGGATTGTTCCTCTTGGCATCCTCAGAATTGCAACTCAAGGCATTCTCAAATAGTGATTGGGCATGGTGCATTGATACAAGAAGAAATGTCACAGGGTTTGCAGTATTTTTGGGAAACTTATTGATCTCATGGAAGTCCAAAAAGCAAGTAACTATCAGTCGATCCTCTGTTGAAGCAGAATATTGA